A stretch of the Rhizomicrobium sp. genome encodes the following:
- the xerC gene encoding site-specific tyrosine recombinase XerC has translation MPLKGARHSHKGIYHPKRAPVEWSADAGEPESLWAYTQRFTRWQMERNYSHHTYENRERTLRAFAAWCAERGLVRPQEITKPILERWQRHLYLHRKPNGEPLSARSQIAHTDPLKALFKWLARENYILYNPASDLQLPRIGRRLPKHILTVTEVEKVLAVPKTSTPVGIRDRAMLETLYSTGMRRQELIELKLHDVDAGRGVVLVREGKGRKDRMIPIGVRALAWIDKYLDDVRPDFTSGADDGTLFLSVTGTPFKPNRLAEIARACIEQANIGKRGACHIFRHTMATLMLENGADIRYIQAILGHTDLSTTELYTQVSIKKLKAVHTETHPGKPIGKADRYEPKGDLSVDADAADDLLEVLEMEANEEDGRPESC, from the coding sequence ATGCCGCTTAAGGGCGCGCGCCATTCGCACAAGGGCATCTACCACCCCAAGAGAGCGCCGGTGGAATGGTCGGCAGACGCGGGCGAGCCGGAGAGTCTGTGGGCCTACACGCAGCGCTTCACGCGCTGGCAGATGGAGCGCAACTACTCCCATCACACCTACGAGAATCGCGAACGCACGCTGCGCGCCTTCGCCGCCTGGTGCGCGGAGCGCGGTCTGGTGCGGCCGCAGGAGATCACCAAGCCGATCCTGGAACGCTGGCAGCGTCATCTCTATCTGCACAGGAAACCGAACGGCGAGCCGTTGTCGGCGCGCAGCCAGATCGCGCACACCGATCCCTTGAAGGCGCTCTTCAAGTGGCTCGCCCGCGAAAATTACATCCTCTACAACCCCGCTTCCGATCTGCAATTGCCGCGCATCGGAAGACGACTCCCGAAACATATTTTGACCGTGACGGAAGTCGAAAAGGTGCTGGCGGTGCCGAAAACATCGACGCCAGTCGGCATCCGCGACCGCGCGATGCTGGAGACGCTGTACTCGACGGGCATGCGCCGGCAGGAATTGATCGAGCTGAAACTCCACGATGTGGATGCCGGGCGCGGCGTCGTTCTGGTGCGCGAAGGCAAGGGCCGCAAGGACCGGATGATCCCGATCGGCGTGCGCGCGCTCGCCTGGATCGACAAATATCTGGACGATGTGCGGCCCGATTTTACCTCCGGCGCCGACGACGGCACGCTGTTCCTCAGCGTCACGGGCACACCGTTCAAGCCCAATCGGCTGGCCGAGATCGCGCGGGCCTGCATCGAGCAGGCGAACATCGGCAAGCGCGGTGCCTGTCACATCTTCCGCCACACGATGGCGACTCTGATGCTGGAGAACGGCGCCGACATCCGCTACATCCAGGCGATCCTGGGCCACACCGATCTCTCCACCACCGAGCTTTACACGCAAGTCTCGATCAAGAAATTGAAGGCCGTCCACACCGAAACACATCCCGGAAAGCCGATCGGCAAGGCCGACCGCTACGAGCCGAAAGGCGATTTATCCGTCGATGCCGACGCCGCAGATGACCTCCTGGAGGTGCTGGAAATGGAAGCAAACGAGGAGGACGGCCGCCCCGAATCCTGTTAA